One Gimesia aquarii DNA segment encodes these proteins:
- a CDS encoding DUF1501 domain-containing protein, whose product MLIIPGQPGKEACESRNQISRRDLLRVGGSGMMGMGLGSMLQLQEAAANNNEGGGPGWAKAKSVILIFLQGGPSHLDLWDPKENVPDNVRSVFKPIPTKIPGVQFTELLPNLAQQNDKFTMIRSMSYTPKGLFNHTAAIYQMLTGYTTDKVSPSGQLEPPSPKDFPNFGSNIIRLQPPQVSMLPFVMLPRPLQESNVVGKAGTAGFLGRAYDPYYLYPPGDDMDMNKMDKISVDDLKLRPDVYTSRLQRRASLRESINKGMPQLNKAVEDYKLDKYYSRALDLVISGRARDAFALEQESDAVRDKYGRNTFGQSLLLARRLAEAGTRVVEVVWPKVANSNNHSWDVHTGLSKRLKDQSAPMFDQGLASLISDLYDRGTLDETLVVAVGEFGRSPQRGVSTSGNSNSDDGRDHWPYCYTSLMAGAGLKRGYVHGESDKTGSSPRKDPIHPRELLATIYHSFGINPETIVYNHLNQPRELVKAQAVTKLMG is encoded by the coding sequence ATGCTAATCATTCCAGGTCAACCCGGCAAGGAAGCGTGTGAGTCCAGAAACCAGATATCTCGACGTGATTTATTAAGAGTCGGTGGTTCCGGCATGATGGGCATGGGGCTCGGTTCCATGCTACAACTTCAGGAAGCGGCTGCCAACAATAATGAAGGTGGCGGTCCTGGCTGGGCAAAAGCAAAAAGTGTGATCTTGATCTTTTTACAAGGCGGTCCAAGCCATCTCGATCTATGGGATCCAAAAGAAAATGTTCCTGATAACGTGCGAAGTGTATTCAAGCCAATTCCGACGAAAATTCCAGGAGTCCAGTTTACTGAATTGCTTCCGAATCTTGCACAGCAAAATGACAAATTCACTATGATTCGATCGATGAGCTACACGCCGAAAGGGCTCTTCAATCATACAGCTGCCATTTATCAAATGTTAACCGGTTACACGACTGATAAGGTCAGCCCCTCGGGGCAATTAGAGCCTCCCAGTCCCAAAGACTTTCCAAACTTTGGTTCCAACATCATTCGGTTGCAGCCTCCACAAGTCTCTATGTTGCCTTTCGTAATGCTGCCCCGCCCTCTACAGGAAAGTAATGTTGTTGGTAAAGCAGGAACCGCTGGTTTCTTGGGACGTGCGTATGACCCCTATTATTTGTATCCGCCAGGAGATGATATGGATATGAATAAAATGGATAAGATCAGTGTAGACGACCTTAAGCTACGTCCGGATGTTTATACTTCTCGATTACAACGGCGTGCCAGTTTACGAGAATCGATTAACAAAGGGATGCCACAGCTCAATAAAGCTGTGGAAGACTATAAGCTTGATAAATATTATTCTCGTGCACTTGATCTGGTAATTTCCGGGCGTGCTCGCGATGCATTTGCCCTGGAACAAGAGTCAGACGCGGTTCGAGACAAATATGGGCGAAATACTTTTGGACAAAGTCTCCTGCTGGCGCGCCGTCTTGCTGAAGCGGGTACGCGTGTTGTCGAGGTCGTTTGGCCTAAAGTTGCAAACTCTAACAATCATTCCTGGGATGTGCATACCGGGCTTTCCAAGCGTCTAAAAGACCAGTCAGCTCCCATGTTTGACCAGGGACTCGCCAGTTTAATTTCCGATTTATATGATCGTGGTACTCTCGATGAAACTTTGGTTGTCGCCGTTGGTGAGTTTGGAAGAAGCCCGCAACGCGGTGTGAGTACGTCGGGTAACTCAAATAGTGACGATGGAAGAGATCACTGGCCTTATTGTTACACGTCTCTCATGGCTGGTGCAGGTTTGAAACGGGGTTATGTGCATGGCGAATCTGACAAAACAGGCTCCAGTCCTCGAAAAGATCCAATCCACCCGCGCGAATTGTTGGCTACGATCTACCACTCGTTTGGCATCAACCCTGAAACAATTGTGTATAATCACTTGAACCAACCTCGTGAGTTAGTAAAAGCTCAGGCTGTTACCAAATTGATGGGGTGA
- a CDS encoding DUF1549 domain-containing protein: MSIDKFLSFAITTLILCTHTVSNAFAANPSGVDGKISFYQHIRPILQANCAGCHHPRNPEGEYVITEFSRLLQGGESESTAIIPGKPDESYLVKLITPHGNEAEMPKGKSPLLQDQIILIRSWIQQGAIDDSPKKVEYQFNKKNPPKYSSPPVITSLDYSPDGKLLAVAGFHEVVLHAAEGNKLVGRLIGKSQRIESVQFSPDGKYLAVTGGTPAERGEIQIWDVAKQTLKKSVPLTYDTIYGASWSPDGKLLAFGCADNTVRVIEVETAKEVLYQNAHYDWVLDTVFSTDGSHVISVSRDRTTKLAELKTQRFIDNITSITPKALTGGLAAIARHPTQDTILVGGADGVPKLYHVFRQSVRVIGDDANQVRRFPALKGRIFGVDIHPNGKQLVAVSSLNHTGELKVFSFEIEKKFSPELVKILSKRVVTRTPAEKKQVEENRTKSVKLVSEVKVPESGLYTVAYHPQGEMIATAGQDGQVRLFEAKTGKLKKSFVPVPLEANQTQIAEKKSKTQKSGLVVVDLNQKKMPLETLSDSDPVVKLEVQPTTAKIAQKYDTIQFIVTGHLKSGAKTDLTRLVKVNTTQPGKIYVSPTGLVRGLQPGTVDVNFSQKGIQTKAKITIAEFPEDYRPDYWRDVAPAFTKMGCNSGLCHGANKGKDGFKLSLRGTDDLFDLRAFTDDLKSRRVNLASPEKSLILLKAIAEVPHKGGQVAIAGDAHYEIVASWIKNGTPLKQDSARVVSIKITPENPVIPRAGLLQQFRVLATYDNGEIRDVTSDSFIDSSNIEIAKMHHGGIAEVLRRGEAPLLARYQGKYAATTVTVMGDRSDFVWKQVPVHNYIDKLVDSKLKKTKTLPSDLCTDAEFIRRLFIDLTGLPPTIEDVKTFLADKRESKVKRNALIDRLIGSPEFVEHWTNKWADLLQVNRKYLGVEGAKLFRNWIRKSVADNVPYDQFVYKVLSASGSNKANPAASYFKIHRTPVDTMENTTHLFLSIRFNCNKCHDHPFERWTQDQYYETSAFFAQYGLKKAPESKGRTIGRTAVESGKPLFEVVYDKKDGEMIHERTGAKTSPKFPYPAEFGADKKELSRREQLARWITSRDNQYFAKAYANRIWGYLTGTGLIEPIDDIRAGNPPSNPELLDQLTADFLKHNFDIRHLMRVICQSRTYQLSIKTNKWNEDDSINYSHAKARRLPAEVLYDSLCRVTGSVSNIPGVPAGTRAAELPDVGFKLKSDFLAKFGRAQRESPCECERSSSVELGPVMALISGPTVGNAISDPNNALSKLVQEEKDDLSLIDSIFLRVLSRPATDEEKQAGVKLIQQQIHSEHEALTKRLVAYEKSLAPDVIKQENLRVKNVQDAQHAVTSFQKAIAPREAWLNEEQKARTAKLQKVLSEYQKELKAKITNWEKQNTKGSKWIALKPESMSATNKATLKLQKDLSVLATGKNGKGDYQIVARSNLKGISAVRLEVLTHDSLPNKGPGRAADGNIVLNEFEVYSAPISKPAQKTKLTLANAQADFSQNVYNVSTAIDGKVKPSSDGWALAPQTGKSHMASFDIQSKVTVDDQGTILTFVLKQHFSSNTHSIGRFRLSVTNSGGPTTLDKHPQDIQKILAKKHDKRNAAENKKLLDYYSKSDRKLQAQLKAVADSKKPRSTDPKLVELRNHLMKMQNIRPVDRKLTRLRNDVRLSGEQVKQKRLIAAQDLTWALINSPAFLFNH; this comes from the coding sequence ATGTCGATCGACAAGTTCCTTTCTTTTGCTATCACTACACTTATTTTGTGTACACACACAGTGTCGAATGCTTTCGCTGCGAATCCATCTGGTGTCGATGGTAAAATCAGCTTTTATCAACACATTCGCCCGATACTTCAGGCAAATTGCGCAGGATGTCACCATCCTCGAAATCCTGAAGGGGAATATGTGATCACAGAATTTTCTCGTTTACTTCAGGGAGGAGAAAGTGAAAGCACCGCCATTATTCCAGGTAAGCCGGACGAGAGCTATCTGGTAAAGCTGATCACACCTCATGGTAATGAAGCCGAAATGCCAAAAGGGAAATCGCCTCTCCTACAAGATCAGATCATTCTGATTCGTTCCTGGATTCAACAGGGAGCCATTGATGATTCACCAAAGAAGGTCGAGTACCAATTTAATAAAAAGAATCCGCCCAAGTATTCTTCGCCCCCAGTAATAACTTCACTGGATTATTCTCCAGACGGGAAATTACTAGCCGTTGCTGGTTTTCACGAAGTTGTTCTACATGCCGCTGAAGGCAATAAATTAGTCGGGCGACTGATTGGAAAATCCCAGCGGATTGAATCGGTCCAGTTTTCACCTGATGGAAAATATTTAGCCGTGACGGGAGGAACTCCTGCTGAGCGGGGCGAAATTCAAATCTGGGATGTGGCAAAACAAACATTGAAAAAGTCGGTCCCATTGACCTATGACACCATTTACGGTGCGAGTTGGTCACCAGATGGAAAATTACTGGCATTTGGTTGTGCTGATAATACAGTGCGTGTGATCGAAGTCGAGACAGCTAAAGAAGTACTTTATCAGAATGCTCATTATGATTGGGTCCTGGATACTGTTTTTTCAACAGATGGGAGTCATGTCATTTCTGTCAGTCGTGATAGAACAACGAAACTCGCAGAACTAAAAACACAACGATTTATCGATAATATTACTTCGATTACACCCAAAGCTTTAACTGGGGGACTCGCAGCGATTGCCCGTCATCCCACTCAAGATACGATTCTGGTTGGTGGGGCAGATGGAGTCCCCAAACTTTACCATGTATTCCGCCAATCAGTACGTGTGATCGGTGACGATGCGAATCAGGTACGACGCTTCCCTGCCCTCAAAGGAAGAATCTTCGGAGTCGATATTCATCCGAATGGGAAACAACTGGTCGCAGTCAGCAGCCTGAATCACACAGGGGAACTGAAAGTTTTCTCTTTCGAGATTGAAAAAAAGTTCTCGCCTGAATTAGTCAAGATTCTATCAAAACGAGTCGTGACACGAACTCCGGCTGAGAAAAAACAGGTCGAAGAGAACCGGACGAAATCAGTCAAATTGGTAAGTGAAGTCAAAGTTCCAGAGTCAGGTTTATATACTGTTGCTTATCACCCGCAGGGCGAAATGATTGCTACTGCAGGACAAGATGGTCAGGTCCGGCTGTTCGAAGCGAAAACAGGGAAATTAAAAAAATCATTTGTACCTGTTCCTTTAGAAGCGAACCAAACACAAATCGCAGAAAAGAAAAGTAAAACGCAGAAGTCTGGGTTAGTCGTAGTCGATTTGAATCAGAAAAAAATGCCACTCGAAACACTCTCAGACTCCGACCCGGTAGTGAAACTGGAAGTACAACCGACGACTGCCAAGATCGCGCAAAAATACGACACGATTCAGTTCATTGTTACAGGACATTTAAAATCCGGAGCGAAAACAGATCTGACACGTTTAGTAAAAGTGAATACAACCCAGCCAGGGAAAATATACGTTTCTCCAACTGGCTTGGTACGCGGACTTCAGCCAGGCACTGTCGATGTCAATTTCAGTCAAAAGGGAATTCAAACGAAAGCGAAAATTACCATAGCCGAATTTCCTGAAGATTATCGTCCCGATTATTGGCGGGATGTTGCTCCTGCATTTACAAAAATGGGATGTAATTCAGGGTTATGTCACGGCGCAAATAAAGGAAAAGATGGATTTAAGCTTTCCTTAAGAGGAACTGATGATCTGTTCGATCTCAGAGCTTTCACTGATGATCTTAAATCACGCCGTGTCAATCTGGCGTCACCTGAGAAGAGCCTCATTTTGTTGAAAGCAATTGCAGAAGTTCCACATAAAGGCGGCCAAGTAGCAATCGCCGGTGATGCACATTATGAGATCGTTGCATCTTGGATCAAGAATGGGACTCCTTTAAAACAAGATTCTGCCCGAGTAGTAAGTATTAAGATTACTCCCGAAAATCCTGTCATTCCACGTGCAGGCCTGTTGCAGCAGTTCCGTGTGCTGGCAACTTATGACAACGGTGAAATTCGTGATGTAACTTCCGATTCGTTCATCGATAGCAGCAATATTGAAATTGCGAAAATGCATCATGGTGGGATCGCAGAAGTACTCCGACGAGGTGAAGCACCGCTTCTGGCTCGGTACCAAGGAAAGTATGCTGCGACAACTGTGACCGTTATGGGGGATCGCTCAGACTTTGTTTGGAAACAGGTCCCCGTTCATAATTACATTGACAAACTGGTTGATAGTAAACTCAAGAAAACCAAAACGCTTCCATCTGATTTATGTACTGATGCCGAATTTATAAGACGTCTTTTCATTGACTTAACTGGATTACCTCCAACAATCGAGGATGTCAAAACATTTTTAGCCGACAAGCGAGAATCGAAAGTTAAACGTAATGCTTTGATTGACCGGCTGATTGGAAGCCCTGAGTTTGTTGAACATTGGACCAATAAGTGGGCTGATCTCTTACAGGTGAATCGTAAATATCTGGGTGTCGAAGGCGCGAAGTTATTCCGCAATTGGATTCGTAAATCTGTTGCAGACAATGTTCCCTATGACCAGTTTGTTTATAAGGTGCTTTCCGCTTCTGGTTCGAACAAAGCGAATCCGGCTGCTTCCTACTTCAAAATTCATCGTACACCTGTCGATACAATGGAAAACACAACGCATTTATTCCTTTCAATTCGATTCAATTGCAATAAATGCCACGACCACCCCTTCGAGCGGTGGACTCAGGACCAATACTATGAAACATCTGCATTTTTCGCACAGTATGGTCTGAAGAAAGCCCCTGAAAGTAAAGGACGTACAATTGGTCGTACAGCCGTCGAAAGCGGAAAACCTTTGTTCGAAGTCGTCTATGATAAAAAAGATGGTGAGATGATTCATGAACGCACCGGTGCTAAAACGTCACCTAAGTTTCCCTACCCCGCAGAATTCGGAGCAGATAAAAAGGAACTTTCACGGCGTGAACAATTGGCCCGTTGGATCACTTCACGTGATAACCAATATTTTGCCAAAGCGTATGCGAATCGCATCTGGGGTTATCTCACCGGGACTGGTTTGATTGAGCCGATTGACGACATTCGTGCTGGAAATCCGCCATCCAATCCGGAACTATTGGACCAATTAACGGCAGACTTTTTAAAGCATAATTTTGATATTCGTCACCTAATGCGTGTGATATGTCAGTCACGAACCTATCAACTTTCGATTAAGACGAATAAGTGGAATGAAGATGATTCAATTAACTATTCACACGCAAAAGCACGGCGTTTACCAGCAGAAGTATTGTATGATTCACTTTGCCGTGTGACTGGATCCGTATCAAATATCCCAGGAGTTCCAGCTGGAACGCGCGCTGCAGAGCTTCCCGATGTTGGTTTTAAATTGAAAAGCGATTTCCTGGCAAAGTTCGGACGTGCCCAACGCGAGAGTCCTTGCGAATGCGAACGGTCTTCCAGTGTAGAATTGGGACCAGTAATGGCATTAATTAGTGGTCCGACTGTCGGAAATGCCATCAGCGATCCCAATAATGCCCTGAGTAAACTCGTTCAAGAGGAAAAGGACGATCTGTCGCTAATCGACTCGATCTTCCTCAGAGTTTTGAGTCGTCCAGCAACAGACGAGGAAAAACAGGCAGGAGTCAAATTAATTCAACAACAGATTCATAGTGAGCATGAGGCATTAACAAAACGTCTCGTTGCCTACGAAAAAAGCTTAGCTCCTGATGTAATCAAGCAGGAAAATCTACGTGTCAAAAACGTACAAGATGCACAACATGCCGTCACTTCGTTCCAGAAAGCAATTGCTCCCCGGGAAGCCTGGTTGAACGAAGAGCAAAAAGCGCGTACTGCTAAGTTGCAAAAAGTCTTATCTGAATATCAAAAGGAATTAAAAGCGAAAATCACGAATTGGGAAAAACAAAATACGAAGGGGTCGAAGTGGATTGCACTCAAGCCTGAAAGTATGTCGGCTACTAATAAAGCGACTTTAAAGCTCCAGAAGGATCTTTCCGTATTAGCAACAGGAAAGAACGGCAAAGGTGATTATCAAATTGTCGCACGTTCGAATTTAAAAGGGATCTCTGCTGTTCGTCTCGAAGTTCTGACGCATGATTCATTGCCCAATAAAGGACCAGGACGTGCAGCAGATGGAAATATAGTATTGAATGAATTCGAGGTCTATTCAGCACCAATATCAAAACCAGCTCAAAAAACAAAATTAACTCTAGCGAATGCACAGGCCGATTTTAGCCAGAATGTTTATAATGTTTCGACTGCCATTGATGGAAAGGTAAAGCCTTCGAGTGATGGTTGGGCTCTGGCTCCTCAAACAGGGAAATCGCATATGGCTAGTTTTGATATTCAATCAAAAGTGACAGTCGATGATCAGGGAACGATTTTAACATTTGTCTTAAAACAACACTTTAGCAGTAACACACATTCCATTGGCCGGTTTCGACTTTCTGTCACTAACAGTGGTGGTCCCACAACGTTAGATAAACATCCCCAGGATATTCAGAAAATCCTTGCAAAGAAGCATGATAAACGAAATGCAGCCGAGAATAAGAAACTGCTTGATTATTACAGTAAGTCGGATCGTAAGCTACAAGCACAGTTGAAAGCTGTCGCCGACAGTAAAAAACCACGTTCCACTGATCCAAAGCTGGTAGAATTACGAAATCATCTAATGAAGATGCAGAATATTCGCCCTGTAGATCGAAAATTAACCCGTTTACGCAACGATGTTCGGCTTAGTGGGGAACAGGTTAAGCAGAAGCGACTCATTGCAGCCCAGGACTTAACCTGGGCATTGATCAACAGTCCTGCGTTTCTGTTTAATCACTAA
- a CDS encoding pilus assembly protein TadG-related protein, translating to MKQVQVTQNEKMNSPGEQNRRGAFMVMAVPFLIATMGFLAFGIDVAVITMTKTRMRNAVDAAALAAAQQITNTIQESANDIEEGQDVGGAVQDANAIAVDAAKAMAEKVARLNGVYIDPERDVEFGKNYQDSQGNDHMEWGPGAKPYNVVRVTARRDNPAEGQDDSKLQLFFAGFMNDKTAAITTSAIAFIEARDIVLVLDYSGSMSYDSQYDAMSSSSLGKAAVEANLDDIWDTLVASGVTYSDTGKLKFPATGYGKINSAVGTYHSSDSDETVFYALDLDEVDSSGNLKYPFPQEGKDSNGNLKGQPTGSSNKSAWKSYINWVRKDSAVKNYGYRKDYGYRTLVGYLIERRKKNNQSEDLWRAPIYPFHAMKEGVTLFTEFLGGLQFGDYIGLVTYDDSSRVESVLNDDGVAETVDLGDDLITNRYADINTIQRHKQASHYAPFTGMGYGIRDARELLYSHGRVGARPTILVMTDGNANRSPSGWSLPGSWNWDEVTDFDGDGNSDYSTTSRDKQYAFWQAVEAANMGYTVHTMTVGKGADRNLMKAIAEACNGIWIDAPGGSTIEDMQAQLLVAFGKIAANVPPAKLLADPDNDF from the coding sequence ATGAAACAAGTCCAAGTAACACAAAATGAAAAAATGAACTCGCCGGGCGAACAAAATCGCCGCGGTGCGTTCATGGTGATGGCAGTCCCATTTCTTATCGCGACGATGGGATTTTTGGCGTTTGGTATTGATGTCGCTGTGATCACAATGACCAAAACCAGAATGCGGAATGCCGTTGATGCAGCAGCCCTGGCCGCTGCTCAGCAAATTACAAACACGATTCAAGAATCTGCTAATGACATTGAAGAAGGACAAGATGTGGGGGGCGCGGTTCAGGATGCGAATGCGATCGCTGTTGATGCCGCAAAAGCCATGGCTGAAAAGGTAGCTCGTTTAAATGGAGTTTACATTGACCCTGAGAGAGATGTCGAATTTGGAAAGAACTATCAGGATAGCCAGGGGAATGACCATATGGAATGGGGGCCAGGTGCCAAGCCTTACAATGTGGTAAGGGTGACTGCACGACGGGATAATCCTGCAGAAGGTCAAGATGATTCCAAATTGCAATTGTTTTTTGCTGGTTTCATGAATGATAAAACAGCGGCAATCACCACTTCCGCAATAGCATTCATTGAAGCCCGTGACATCGTTCTTGTACTCGACTATTCGGGATCAATGAGTTACGACAGTCAATATGATGCGATGTCATCGTCAAGTCTAGGAAAAGCGGCTGTGGAAGCAAACCTGGACGATATCTGGGACACTTTAGTCGCATCTGGTGTTACTTATTCTGATACAGGAAAACTGAAATTTCCTGCGACTGGCTATGGAAAGATTAACTCAGCTGTGGGGACTTATCATAGTTCTGACAGTGATGAAACGGTGTTCTATGCGCTCGATCTAGATGAAGTCGATTCATCTGGAAATCTCAAGTATCCATTTCCTCAAGAAGGGAAAGATTCTAATGGGAACTTAAAAGGGCAACCCACTGGATCTTCAAATAAATCGGCGTGGAAAAGCTACATCAACTGGGTACGAAAAGATAGTGCTGTTAAAAACTATGGCTATAGAAAAGACTATGGCTATCGTACTCTCGTAGGTTATCTGATTGAACGACGTAAGAAGAACAATCAGTCTGAGGATTTATGGCGAGCTCCTATTTATCCATTCCATGCGATGAAAGAAGGGGTAACCTTATTCACAGAGTTCCTCGGCGGGTTGCAGTTCGGAGATTATATTGGACTGGTAACCTATGATGATTCTTCGAGAGTCGAATCAGTACTCAACGATGACGGAGTCGCTGAGACTGTGGATTTAGGAGATGATCTTATTACGAATCGTTATGCCGACATTAATACGATTCAGAGACATAAACAGGCTTCTCACTATGCCCCCTTTACCGGTATGGGGTACGGGATTCGTGATGCGAGAGAGCTGTTGTACTCGCATGGTCGTGTTGGTGCCAGACCTACAATTCTAGTGATGACCGATGGAAATGCGAATCGTTCTCCATCAGGCTGGTCACTTCCTGGTAGCTGGAACTGGGATGAAGTCACTGACTTTGACGGGGATGGAAACTCAGACTATTCAACAACGAGCCGTGATAAACAGTATGCTTTCTGGCAAGCAGTGGAAGCAGCCAACATGGGATACACCGTGCATACGATGACGGTTGGAAAAGGAGCAGATCGAAATTTGATGAAGGCAATCGCCGAAGCGTGCAATGGTATCTGGATTGATGCTCCCGGTGGTTCCACGATTGAAGACATGCAGGCTCAGTTGTTGGTTGCTTTTGGTAAGATTGCAGCCAATGTGCCACCAGCCAAATTGTTGGCTGACCCAGATAATGATTTTTAA
- a CDS encoding TadE/TadG family type IV pilus assembly protein: MRVIQDKRTNSKINSQSRRGVAAMEFAVIAPVFMALLLGMVAVRRAVHTTTIMDAALAQAGRLASMDAGLDLPAGMNLNDKIILDVRNFLRASGIENDESNLTITITHADDENGVPLDPMPSPPSSGDNFDLSDASNRNRLFRIGIEIPDGALSSDLTDIMNLEGSMAKPLNGDPVWDLILNNGTTKIVN; the protein is encoded by the coding sequence ATGCGTGTGATACAAGACAAAAGAACAAATTCAAAAATTAATTCTCAAAGCCGCCGAGGAGTAGCGGCAATGGAATTTGCTGTGATTGCGCCAGTGTTTATGGCGTTACTTCTTGGAATGGTTGCCGTCCGTCGTGCCGTACATACCACTACGATTATGGATGCGGCATTAGCACAGGCGGGACGACTGGCTTCGATGGATGCAGGGTTGGATTTGCCTGCGGGAATGAACTTGAATGACAAGATCATTCTGGATGTCCGTAATTTTTTACGTGCGTCTGGAATTGAGAATGATGAATCCAATCTGACGATCACCATCACGCATGCAGACGATGAAAATGGGGTTCCTCTAGATCCCATGCCATCTCCTCCAAGTTCAGGTGATAACTTTGATTTGAGTGATGCAAGCAATCGCAACCGATTATTTCGAATTGGTATTGAGATACCCGATGGGGCACTAAGTTCAGATCTCACCGACATCATGAATTTGGAAGGGTCAATGGCCAAACCACTCAATGGTGACCCTGTCTGGGATTTGATTTTGAATAATGGCACGACAAAGATCGTCAACTAG
- a CDS encoding TadE/TadG family type IV pilus assembly protein, protein MLTRHRRQALNQKNDEKRSGATLVELAFVAPVFLAFVYAIFEFGYAYVVSNMIQEATQEGAKLGRLEGVTTAQVETKVKSILDTVFDSNLATIMVKNASQFDTEGVDVSQLDYSALPDINLADAEKAQLFIVRVEVPYKDVRLLSSFFVDPVEAAAAASHEESLMLSGHTVRRHE, encoded by the coding sequence ATGTTGACGCGGCATCGCCGACAGGCATTGAATCAAAAAAATGATGAAAAACGCTCCGGCGCAACTTTAGTTGAGTTAGCGTTTGTGGCTCCCGTCTTCCTGGCATTCGTGTATGCCATTTTTGAATTTGGTTATGCCTACGTGGTATCAAACATGATTCAGGAAGCAACACAAGAAGGTGCCAAATTAGGTCGTCTTGAGGGTGTTACTACGGCTCAGGTAGAGACCAAAGTCAAATCCATACTCGATACAGTTTTCGATTCGAATTTAGCCACAATCATGGTGAAAAATGCCAGCCAGTTTGACACCGAAGGCGTAGACGTTTCACAGCTTGATTATTCTGCCCTTCCTGACATCAACCTGGCAGATGCAGAAAAAGCCCAGTTATTTATCGTTCGTGTGGAAGTTCCGTATAAAGATGTCCGTTTATTAAGTTCATTTTTTGTTGATCCGGTGGAAGCCGCAGCGGCAGCGAGTCACGAAGAGAGTCTGATGTTGTCGGGACACACTGTCAGACGTCACGAATAA
- the folK gene encoding 2-amino-4-hydroxy-6-hydroxymethyldihydropteridine diphosphokinase: MNQVFLALGSNIRPEFYLPRAVRLLSNYGVILKRSSVWQSSPVGDENQADFLNAAILMETPLEASKLRLDIIAGIEQQLDRVRDPDNKNGPRTIDIDLVLFNEEQLEIGHRIIPDPEILERAFLAAPLAELAPQYVVPGVNKTLEQIANKLTSTDENPLICFSDVQI, encoded by the coding sequence ATGAATCAGGTCTTTCTGGCATTAGGCAGTAATATTCGCCCGGAATTCTATCTTCCCCGAGCAGTCAGATTATTAAGTAACTATGGTGTTATTCTTAAAAGATCATCCGTTTGGCAAAGTAGTCCTGTCGGAGACGAGAATCAGGCTGATTTTTTGAATGCAGCAATTCTGATGGAGACCCCATTAGAAGCATCTAAGTTACGATTGGATATTATTGCCGGGATCGAACAACAGCTGGATCGGGTCCGCGATCCTGATAATAAAAACGGACCCAGAACGATTGATATCGATCTGGTCCTATTTAATGAAGAGCAGTTGGAAATCGGGCACCGAATCATACCCGATCCGGAAATACTTGAGCGAGCATTTTTGGCCGCTCCTTTAGCGGAACTTGCTCCCCAATATGTGGTTCCTGGTGTAAACAAGACACTGGAGCAAATCGCGAACAAATTAACGTCTACTGATGAGAATCCGTTAATATGCTTTAGTGATGTGCAAATTTAA
- the folB gene encoding dihydroneopterin aldolase: MPDQINISDLLLRAIIGINDEERDKKQDVLINLTLHVDLNEAGKSDDICDAVNYRTITKEIINLVENSQFELVEKMAAEVAKLCLKDERVLRATVRIEKPGALRFARSVGVTIERTREDLFGV; the protein is encoded by the coding sequence ATGCCTGATCAAATCAACATTTCTGATTTATTATTACGAGCCATTATTGGCATCAATGATGAAGAAAGGGACAAAAAACAAGACGTCCTGATCAATTTAACTTTGCATGTGGACTTAAATGAAGCCGGTAAGTCAGATGATATTTGTGATGCAGTCAACTATCGGACTATTACTAAAGAAATAATCAATTTAGTCGAAAACTCACAGTTTGAACTTGTAGAAAAAATGGCTGCAGAAGTTGCCAAACTTTGCTTAAAAGATGAACGAGTACTACGGGCAACGGTCAGAATTGAAAAGCCTGGGGCTTTGCGTTTTGCTCGTTCAGTAGGTGTGACGATCGAGAGAACCCGCGAGGATCTTTTCGGAGTCTGA